The Melospiza georgiana isolate bMelGeo1 chromosome Z, bMelGeo1.pri, whole genome shotgun sequence genome contains a region encoding:
- the IL6ST gene encoding interleukin-6 receptor subunit beta, whose amino-acid sequence MFSRWNWVACGFYLVLNICSPDASSGLVQSCGHIIPESPVLALGSNFTALCILNESCLDFGNIYASQIIWKIKNRVVPKEQYREINRTVSSVTFNDTSTLATPLTCNILADGQIEQNIYGITVTVGLPPEKPKNLSCIVHQESRFTYAMTCTWNPGRHTFLDTQFRLRYRWPEQIFPDCIPKDVNNSCTIDDSQFFVNTEIWVEATNALGKAVSDPLVVDPIDIVKPLPPQNVSITSGLLPTVLQLVWENWISDAVMTLKFNIRYRIVGDTNWMEVPPEDTASPRTSFSIQGLRPYTEYAFSIRCMKEDGVGYWSDWSEEKTGITSEDQPSKGPPIWRIIDTSQSPACWTVHLIWKALKPYEANGVILQYELTVRDKSSLSSPVKKYNVTSTNYTLQLREGTYEVTLIARNSVGPSPPSVLLIPASNSKAPVKNLRTLPKHDKLWVGWTAPNNYVLKYVIEWCLMSSSSDCMIEWQIVLGDVQGIDLKGIKPFKCYLITVYPLYADGQGSGQSVKAYLKQDRPSKGPTVQTKKVGKAEAVLTWNHLTVEEQNGFIRNYTILYKTIDGNETVVTVDPSKTEYTLSSLTSDTLYTVRMMASTDNGSRTGPDFTFTTQKFGKGEIEAIVVPVCLAFLLIVLLGVLFCFNKRDLIKKHIWPIVPDPSKSNIAQWSPQVPAKHNISSKDQMYPEGSFTDVSVVEIEADDKKSFSEQDLKPFDLLKKEKSTSEGHSSGIGGSSCMSSPRQSVSDSDEGETTQNTSSTVQYSTVVLNGYRDQTPVQVFSRSESTQPLLDSEERSEDHAGGADSTPQRQQYFRQNGGQDETNTDRPCFERTKQITHANEGDLVGFVQLQVSGQSSQPLGLGMEKNTQEAAVSNVLQACTEGQTVRPETVEENPLSVDEMPKSYLPQTVRQGGYMPQ is encoded by the exons ATGTTTTCTAGGTGGAACTGGGTGGCCTGTGGCTTCTATCTGGTGTTGAATATTTGTTCTCCTGACG cttCAAGTGGACTTGTGCAGTCATGTGGTCACATCATCCCGGAGTCACCTGTCCTGGCCCTTGGTTCCAATTTCACAGCATTATGCATTCTGAATGAGAGTTGTCTTGACTTCGGCAATATCTATGCCAGTCAGATTATCTGGAAGATTAAAAATAGAGTGGTACCCAAAGAACAGTATCGTGAAATAAACAGAACAGTTTCCAGTGTCACATTCAATGACACTTCTACACTGGCTACTCCTCTGACATGCAACATTTTAGCAGATGGACAGATTGAACAGAACATTTATGGAATTACAGTTACAGTAGGCT TGCCTCCAGAGAAGCCTAAGAACTTAAGTTGCATTGTGCATCAGGAATCAAGATTCACATACGCTATGACTTGTACCTGGAACCCTGGCAGGCATACATTCCTGGATACTCAGTTCAGGTTAAGATACAGGTG GCCAGAACAGATCTTTCCGGACTGTATACCAAAAGATGTTAATAATTCTTGCACCATTGATGATTCTCAGTTCTTTGTTAATACGGAGATCTGGGTGGAAGCAACAAATGCACTTGGGAAGGCTGTATCTGATCCTCTTGTTGTTGATCCCATTGACATTG TTAAACCACTGCCTCCACAAAATGTATCAATCACCTCAGGATTACTACCTACTGTTCTGCAGCTTGTCTGGGAGAATTGGATTTCAGACGCTGTGATGACGCTGAAATTCAATATTCGCTACAGAATTGTTGGCGACACAAACTGGATGGAG GTTCCTCCTGAAGATACAGCTTCCCCAAGAACTTCATTCAGTATTCAAGGTCTCAGACCCTACACAGAGTATGCCTTTTCCATTCGTTGCATGAAGGAAGATGGAGTAGGCTACTGGAGTGACTGGAGTGAAGAAAAGACTGGGATTACCAGTGAAGATC aGCCATCTAAAGGACCACCCATATGGAGGATCATTGATACATCTCAGTCACCAGCTTGCTGGACTGTGCATCTAATATGGAAG GCACTGAAGCCATACGAAGCCAATGGAGTAATCTTGCAATATGAATTGACTGTCAGAGATAAATCATCCCTTTCCAGTCCAGTGAAGAAATACAATGTTACAAGCACCAACTATACCTTACAGCTGCGGGAAGGAACCTACGAAGTGACTCTGATTGCCCGTAACAGTGTTGGGCCATCTCCTCCTTCAGTTTTACTTATCCCAGCAAGTAATTCAAAAG CTCCCGTGAAGAATCTTAGAACATTACCTAAACATGACAAGTTGTGGGTAGGGTGGACTGCTCCTAACAATTATGTTCTTAAATATGTGATCGAATGGTGTCTGATGTCCAGCAGCTCAGACTGCATGATAGAATGGCAGATTGTACTAGGAGATGTTCAAGGAATTGACTTAAAAG GTATAAAGCCTTTCAAGTGTTACTTGATAACTGTGTACCCTCTGTATGCTGATGGTCAGGGAAGTGGACAGTCTGTGAAGGCTTATCTTAAGCAAGATC GTCCTTCAAAAGGACCTACCGTTCAGACAAAAAAAGTTGGAAAAGCTGAAGCTGTTTTGACATGGAACCATCTCACAGTTGAGGAACAAAATGGATTTATCCGAAATTATACCATACTTTACAAAACTATTGATGGAAATGAAACAG TTGTGACAGTGGATCCTTCCAAGACAGAGTACACCCTCTCCTCTCTGACCAGTGACACGCTGTATACTGTGCGGATGATGGCATCCACAGATAATGGAAGCAGGACCGGTCCTGATTTCACATTTACTACACAAAAATTTG gaaaaggagaaattgaAGCCATAGTTGTACCTGTGTGTCTAGCGTTCCTGTTGATTGTGCTCCTgggagttttgttttgcttcaacAAACGTGACCT AATTAAAAAACATATCTGGCCTATTGTACCTGACCCATCCAAGAGTAACATTGCTCAGTGGTCTCCTCAAGTTCCAGCCAAG CATAACATCAGTTCCAAAGATCAGATGTACCCAGAAGGCAGCTTTACAGATGTAAGCGTTGTAGAAATAGAAGCTGATGACAAGAAGTCTTTTTCAGAACAAGATCTAAAACCTTTTGACttgcttaaaaaagaaaaaagtacttCAGAAGGACACAGCAGTGGTATTGGAGGATCCTCGTGCATGTCTTCTCCTAGGCAAAGTGTCTCTGACAGCGATGAAGGTGAAACGACACAGAACACTTCGAGCACTGTACAGTACTCGACTGTGGTGCTTAATGGCTACAGAGACCAGACACCTGTACAAGTCTTCTCAAGGTCTGAGTCAACTCAGCCCCTGCTAGATTCAGAAGAGAGATCAGAGGATCATGCTGGAGGAGCTGACAGTACACCACAGAGGCAGCAGTATTTCAGACAAAATGGTGGTCAGGATGAAACCAACACAGACAGGCCATGCTTTGAAAGAACAAAGCAGATTACTCATGCTAATGAGGGAGATCTTGTTGGATTTGTTCAACTGCAGGTCTCAGGTCAGAGTTCACAGCCATTGGGACTTGGGATGGAAAAAAATACCCAGGAAGCTGCTGTATCAAATGTTTTACAGGCATGTACTGAAGGACAAACTGTGAGACCTGAAACAGTGGAAGAAAATCCACTTTCAGTTGATGAAATGCCAAAAAGTTACCTCCCGCAGACTGTGAGACAAGGGGGCTATATGCCTCAGTGA